Sequence from the Chthonomonas sp. genome:
GTGGAGGGACCACTCGCAACCTGAGTCTGCATCGCCTGAGCCCGGAGCCGATTCATCTCCGCGGTCGCTTCAGCAATGAGCGAATGCTCTTCCCCGCGAGTTCGGGCGATGCGACGATCCCAAAGGTAGAGGATCGGCGCCGCGTTGAAGATCGACGAGTACGTTCCCGAGAGGATGCCGGTGAGCATCACCACGCAGAAGAACTTCAAGTCGATCGTGGGCGTTCCCATGATGACCAAGATCAAGAGCGTGACGATAACGGTCATCGACGTATTGATCGAGCGGGCAATGCTCTGGGTAATCGACCGGTTGCACAGGTTGCCAAAGTCTTCACCCTTCATCGGCTTGCGAAGATTCTCACGAATACGGTCGAAGATGACGATCGTATCGTGTACGGAGAACCCGATAACGGTGAGCATCGAGGTGATGAACAGCGCGCTCAATTCCCACCCGGCAAAGAATCCCATGATGGCCGCCACGCCGAGCACGACGAAGATGTCGTGAACGAGGGCCAGGATCGCCGACATGCCGAACTTCAGTCCGTTGTGGAATCCGCCCATGCTCAAGCCGAAGCGGAGCGCGAGATAAAACACGATGAGCGCCGACGAGATGATCACCGCAAGAATCGCGTTACGGATCGACTCTTGCTGTACGGCGGGGCCGACGCTGGTGATACTCGTGACCGGGAGTTTCGTGACCACACCCGCTGCTTGTGCGAGCGTGTTGTACGCGCCCGGGTCGTTCGACTTGAGCTTGTCGCTTGGCGGCACGGTGATCGCCACGTACTTCTCGCCCTTGTCGGTCGTAATCTTGGCGTTGCTACCCTTGAATCCCGCCGTCTCTAGGTTCTTGACCACCTCTGGCGTCGTTGCCCCTGCCTGGAGCTTGTACACCGCCTCAAAGCCGCCTTGGAACTCGACGTTCGGCTTGAGACCGCCCAGGAACACAAAGATGAGTCCCGGGATGATCGTCAGCAGCGAAATCATGAAGTAGCGCCGAGAGTTGTTCACGACCTGCAGCGGCTTCTCGTGCGCCGTCGCCTCCAGCTTCTCGCCGAACCATCCGCGCTCAGCGGCGAAGAGCTTCTCGCTCTTGACGATGCCCGAGCTCACGAAGAAGACGAGCAACGAGCGTGTAATCGTCACGGCGGTGAAGAGCGAAATCGCAACACCAATGACGAGCGTCGTGGCAAATCCCTTGACGGGTCCTTGACCCAGTTGCATGAGAACGAGCGAGGTCAGGATCGTACAAGCGTTGGAGTCGATGATCGCGGGCAGAGCTCGTTTGAATCCGAGCTCGACCGCGGTCATCAGCGACCGACCATCGCGCATCTCTTCCTTCACGCGTTCGAAAACGAGGATGTTTGCGTCAACCGCCATGCCGACGGACAGAATAAAACCAGCAATTGCGGCGAGCGAGAAGGTCGCGTTCAGCATCTTCATCGCCGTGATCGTGAATAGCACGTACAGACACAGCGCGATGAGGGCGACGAACCCTGGGAAGAAGTAATAGATGATCAAGAACAGCGCGGTGAACGCGAAGGCCGCGATACCGGCAGTGATCATTTGGCTCAGCGCGAACTTGCCGATCGTTGGGTCCACGACCTGGCTCGAAGTCTCCTCGAGCTCGACCGGCAGCGCACCGGCGTTCAGCAGCGATACCAGGTTATTGGCGTAGCTCGCGGTGAATTGGCCCGTAAGCACTGCGTGATCGGATAGGATGGCGTCACGCTGGACCGGAGCGATATTGAGGACTTTGCCATCCAAGACGAACGCAACGTTTTCCTGTTGGCCGCTGAATTGGCGGCTCCAAGCTTCGAGCTTACGCGCACCCTCCGATGAGAAGTTGAACATCGGTGTGACGCTGTTGTTTGGTCCGATCTCAACCATCGCCTTGGCGAGGTCGGTGCCTTCCAAAATCAGGGTCCACCCCTTGATCATGTTGAGGTACTCGGGATCGCCCGGCTTCAGGATTCGGTTCTGTGGATCGTTGCGCTTGGAGAAAGTCTGGACAGGGTCCGTGGTCGCGTCGTCTCGGCCGGCAATCACGTAGTCGCGAAACTTGATTCGCTCCGTGACAACGTTCTTCGCATGGTAGAGCTTGATGCTCGCCGTGCTGCTCATCGTCTGGCGGGCCATCTCAGCGTCCGTGAAGTTCGGGAGTTCGACGATCATCTCGTCCTCACCCTTGCGCTGCACGTTGCCTTCGACGACGCCCAGCGAAGCCGAGGCACGACCACTCATGATGGTCTGCAGATTGTCCATGATCACGGGCAGGTTCCTGCGCTGATCTTCGGTGAGTTCCTTGACCTTGTACGTCAGGCGGACGCCGCCCTTGATGTCCAGGCCAAACTTGTAGTCGTACGCAGGCTGCTTGTACAGCCAACCCGAGAGCGCAGCGAGCGCAAGAACGACGACTAGAAAAAGATATCCCTTGTTTCCTGATTGCAAAGAATTCGCCTCCCTGGCGATGCCAGACTCGCCCGATTCTACCCGAGCACCGGCTCCCAACCCGACCAGTCTCCCAAGTACAAGACCTCTTCCTCAAGCTCGGCACCGTACTCCTCGAACACACGCTTACGAGCCAGCGATGCTAGACTCCGAATGTCCGAGGCGGTCGCCCCCGCGACGTTTAGCATGAAGTTCGCATGTCGGGTGGCGAACATCGCGCCGCCGAGTCGGTGGCCCGCGAGCTTTGCTTCCTGGATCAGATAGCCTGCAGGCACCAACCCAATCTTCTTTAAGTTGGGCGGGAGCGTCTCCAAACGCTCGGCAAGCGCTGCATCGTGAACGTTCTTGAAGAAGCTCCCGGCGCTGGCTGGTGGCGGCTGCTTGCCGATCCGCTGGCGCTGGTAATCGCGGGCCTCATCGTAGATCGCCTTCGGATCGCCGGGCTCAAGCTTCATCCGGATCTGGAGCAACGTGCAACGCACGGGGTCCGGGCGTCGCAATCTCGAGTCCCGGTAACTGAACTCCATCCACGACGGATCAACCCACTGCTGCACCCCCTCGAATACGATCTCGATCCCGGTCAAAAACTCGCTGATGTTGCTTCGATACGCTCCCGCATTGCTCACCAGCGCGCCGCCGACTGTCCCTGGGATTCCCACCGCGTACTCGAGTCCCTTCAGACCAGCCTGCGCCGTCTTGAGGAACAGTTCCTGGAACCCAACTCCCGAGTCGCACTGGACGTCGCCAGCCGGAGTCAGCTCAATGTTTGAGGTCGAATTCTGAAGAACGAAACCCGGGACGCCTGCATCGCTCGGTAGCACGTTACTCCCCCAACCCAACGTCGTCACTTCGAGATCGTGCGACTGCGCCCAGATCGCCATGTCGGCCAAGTCCGCGAGGCTAAAAGCACGAGCGAACTTCGCTGCCCGGCCACCGGCGCGCAGCGTCGTGCACGAGTGGAGGGAGACGTTCTCCCGGATGTCGAGCATCACGCGGGGGGCGCCCCGAACGCACTCTTAGGCAGGGAGATGCTCGGAGCGACCAAGTACTTCGGCACCAACACCATCGGGTCGGTCCACTCAAGCTCGGACCACACTTCCCCACACCGCTCCGCCAAAGGATACGTCGGCTCTGCCACCTCGGGTCCGTACCCCACCGCTCCATCCGGAAACTCCGTGACGAACAGCGGTTGCTGGCCGGGCAGCACCGAGAACCACTCTCCGCGCTTATTCGGCAAGACGACAGCCCGTTGGGCCGACACCAACCGGTAGCTGGGAACTCCCGCCACTTGTACTCCCCGCAGAACGCCCCACGTCTTCGCCATCATCACGCCGACACGAACCCCAGTAAAACTGCCTGGCCCCGTATCCGCAATGAAGCCCTCTACACCCTCCAGCGTCGGGCAGACCGACGGCATCATTTCCATGAGGGCTGCGCCGGCGGATCGGGGTGCGTGCCGATGCGCAGCGGCCAGACACTGGCCATCGGGCGAGAACAGGGCGAGGCTTGCGACTGGAGAGGAAGTACTGATCGCAAGAATCAAGTTCGAGGCTCCAAGAGCAATCCCTGAAGCAACGACTCCCACAACTTCTGCTGCTCTTTGGTCAGTGCGGCAGTCGCGACCCGGCTCCGGACCGCCCAGTAGGTGTCGCCTCGCTCCCCGGTCGCAAGTAACTCAACGACTGCACCGCTTTCCAGGGAGCCTAGGCGAGTCACCACGTTTACGAGCGCGCCCGCAGAAGACGTGAACGGCTTGCGGTCCTCGCGCCGGTCGATGGTTTTGAACTCGCCGATCGTGCTACCGCTCATCTTCGTCAGCTTGTCCGCGGGCTTGGCAGAATCGAGGACTGAAAGCGGCTCTAGTGTGATCGTCGAGGGCCACTGAGGATGGCGCAGTGCAAACCCATCGCCCTCAACTTCGAGGGTCCATGCCTGCGGAACGAACAGCCAGAGTTGCGCACCGCCGGCTGAGGTCTCGACCGCCTGCGTATCCCTCGGACGCTTCGCGGGCAGTTTGTTGGGATCGTTCGAGAAAACGACCGTCTTGCGCGGCCGATCCGGCGACTGCTCAAGCGGGACTGAGATCGGCTTGTTCGCCTTAGGATTCTTCACCGGCTCGGCAGCGGGCGTACGGCCAGGGATCTCCGGGAGCAACGCCTCGCCGTCGATCGTCGCCAAAGAAAGCATCACCGTTCGCCACTGGGCGTCTACATCGGGAAACACCGCCGGGTTCGTGGCCAAACGGAAGAAAAGCTTGTGGTTGGTGCGACTGTAGAGTAGGCCGGTAAGCGAAACTCGCTCTGCTCCGGCGCGATCCCGGGTTCGGGTCTGGGTCAACAGCAGGGGAACTCCCATCAGGTCCTCTTGCCACTGGCGATCGAGGGTACGGCCCGAGCCCTGCACCGCCTCACGTTGGTAGGTCTGCCACTGGTCGGTGGATTCAAAAAATGTCATGTCTAGAAGCTCGATGGTGGCCGCGCGTCGATCCTTGCCTACCGGCACCGTGATGAGCGTCTTCTTCTTCTGGGTCTTCACGTCCCAAAGGGCCGGGTGGTTGAACTTGAGCCCGAGATTCGGGTCAATGAAGACCTTCATCTTGGGTGGTGTCGTCAAGACACAAAAGAGGACAGAGGCAGTCAACATCGACATAGGACCTTAGTTACGGACGGGCTTGACACGGCACGAGCATCACAAAGCGTGCGCCTTTTCCTTGGACCCCAGATTCGATGACCTGGCCGCCGTGTGCCTCCAGGATACCTTTCACGATGCTTAGTCCCAGGCCCATCCCCTTCACGCGTGAGCTGTAAAACGGCGTGAAGATCAAATTCTTGCGCTCGAATTCGATGCCTGGCCCCTGGTCTTCAATGACGACTTCAACGTACTTACGGCTACGATCGAGACGCGCCTGGGCGACGACCTCCGCATTGGCCCAGTCAGTCGTCACCGTCAACTCCCCTTCCTCGACGAAGTTCAGAGAATTCTCGACGATCTCGCTGACCGCACGCCGGAACTTTGCGGCGTCGAGCACCACCTGAGGCAAGTCCGCCGTCAGCCGGAACACGAGCCGAACCGGCGTTCGGCGAGGAAACACTTCTTCGACCGCTTCCCTAACAATCGCATTGAAGTCGGCTGGTGCCTTGCTCAGTTGTGTCGCCGAAACGAAATCTCGGAATTCCTGAAGAATCTCTTCGAGCCGCGAGATCTGCACGCGAAGGCTCCCGTGGACATCTTGCAGCGCTTTGCGGTCCAGCTCGGGTTCACCCAAGAGATGGCCGATCTCATTGGCATCACCCTGGATCGCAAATACGCGATTGCCGATCATGTGGCTACTCTTTGCGGAGAGCTCGCCCCAGGCGGCCATGCGCTCGATGCTGATGATTCGCCGCATTGCCCGGATTCCTTCCAGTCCATACGCGACCTCTTCGGCGATCGCGCCCAGAATCCGCTGATCGTCTTCGGTGAACCGGTTGTCGTGATAAGGGTTCTCGCTCGCGCGGCGGATGACCCGGACAACCCCAATGCAGTCGCCGCGCGAGATAACTGGAACGGCGAGATAGCTCGCGATCTGCTCGCCGGGGATTTCCAGGAGTCTGCCGCGCCAGCGCGGATCCGTCTGCGGCTGATTCAGCCGGAGCGGTGTCGCCTCGCGAGCAACCCAACCCGTCAAGCCGTCCCCTGGTTCGTATCCGACCAGTCCCACTCGATCCGCTAAGATGCCGGTCGCCGCCCGCAGGACAAAACTGCCGTCCGCCGCCGAGCGCAAGAAGATTGCGCAGGAAGTGAAACGCAGCTTGTCATCCGCAATTCGGAGGAGCTGCTCCAGGAGCTCGTCTTCGGTCGTCGCCTGCTCGACTGCCGTGCTGATCTCGATCAAGGCGTCCGTCTGATCCCGGAGCGCTGCACGCGCAATGACGTGTCCCGCCAGCGCAGCGACCCCTTCGGCGATGTCGACCTCCTCTTCGCCGTACCAATCAGGCTGGTCGCTTTCGACATTCAAAACCGCGCGAATGCGGCCAAATCGATCTTGAATGGGAATCGCGACCTCACTTTTGCTGCTGCTGAAGAGGTCCTGATACAGCGGCTCCTCATCGACGTTGGCGGCGACGTAGCTCGCCCCTTTCGCCGCGACATAGCCCACGATGCCGCCCCCCTGCTTCGCTCCCAGCTTGATGAGCTTGCCCAGAATCTCATCGCTGATGTCCTTCCCCGCGCCGTGAGTTAGGATCATCGCGCCGAGCTCATCGTTCATGCGCGCGAGTAGAACGTTGCGCGAACGAGTGAGCGCAACCGCCCCCGCGCACAGCAACTGCAGCGCCTCGTGCGTGCTCGGTTCTCGGTTCACCTGCAAAGACAGTTCGGTCAGACTTCGGAGCGACCCCATGAACCTGGATGCTACCTTTTGGCTTCACCGAGTAACCTTAGGCCGATGAACGGCACCCTCATGGAATCGGAAATTTACCAGCAACCAGAGCAACTGGCGCACAATGCTGCCGCGTACTTCGATAGCGTCCGCGAGGGGCTCAAGGGTCATGACTACCAGATGGTGCTGCTCGCCGCGCGCGGTTCGAGCGACAATGCCGCCCTGTACGCGCGGTATCTCATCGAAATCCATCTCCGCATCCCGGTTTCGCTCGCCGCTCCGTCGGTCATTACCAAGTTCGGCTCGGACATGCGCTTCCCCAAGTGTCTGGCTGTGGGCATCTCGCAATCGGGTGCGGCTCCGGACGTCGCGGAAGTCCTGAACTTCATGCGTGCGAGCGGACATGGCACACTCGCCATCACCAACACGCCCGGCTCGCGATTGACCGAAGAGGCCGAACACACGATCCTGCTCAACGTAGACGCCGAGAAGAGCGTGGCCGCCACCAAGACTTACACGGCATCGCTGCTCGCGCTTTACCAAGCGGTCCGTGCACTGGGTGCGAATCTGCCCGACCCGGCCGGTCATCTGCCCGACGCCTCCTGGCTGCAACGGACCCGCGACGAGGCCGAGGAGGCGTTCGGCATCCTCAATCGACAGACTGTCCGATTCTCGCTCGGACGGGGATTCAGCTTCGCGACCTGCTGCGAGAGCGCGCTGAAGCTCATGGAATGCGCCCTGCTTCCCTGCAAGGCATACTCCACCGCGGATTTTCAGCACGGCCCCAAGGCGCTCGCTGGACCGGAGAGCACCGCCATTGTCTACGGCGAAGCCCCCAGCGGACTGACTGACTTCGGATGCGTGCCCATCTACGCACCACAGAGCGACCGTGCCGAGCTCGCGCCCCTGTCGGATGTACTCTTTGGACAGTGGCTCGCGCTCTTCACCGCACGCTCACGCAACCTTGATCCGGATACGCCGCGCAACCTCAGCAAAGTGACGCTGACGTTGTAAGGTTAGTCCTTGCGGAGGTTTACGAACCGGGCATAGCTGGGCTGGAACCCAAGCACGACTTTGCCGGTCGGGCCGTTGCGGTGCTTGGCGATGATGACTTCAGATTCTTCGACACGGTCGGCATCAAAATTCTCCTCCGCGCCCTCTTCCTTGGCCTTGTAGTAAGAGTCGCGGTAGATAAACATGACGAGGTCGGCTTCTGCTTCGATCGATCCCGACTCGCGGATGTCGCTGAGCATCGGTCGCTTGTCCTCGCGAGCTTCAACACCGCGGCTAAGCTGACTGAGCGCGACCACCGGAACCTCAAGCTCCTTCGCAAGCGCTTTGAGCCCGCGCGCGATCTCACTCACCTCTTGCACGCGGTTCTCCGCCCGACGGCTGGAACGCATGAGCTGCAAATAGTCCACCACGACCATCGCCAAACCGCCATCCTGCTTCAACCGGCGACACTTCCCACGCATCTCCATCGGCGAGATTTCGCTGGAGTCGTCGATGAAGATCGGCAACGTATACAGCGACTCACACGCGTCGGCAAGCTTCTGGTAGGTCTCGTCGGGTAGCCGATCCCGCTTCAAGACTCCCATACTGACGCGGCTGATCATCGAGAGCATTCGGCGCACCAACTGTTGAGCACCCATTTCGATCGAGAAGATCGCCACGTTCCCCTTGTTCTCGCGGGCAACATTGAGCGCAAAGTTGAGCGCAAGCGACGTCTTTCCCATCGAGGGGCGCGCGGCCAGCACGGTAAAGTCTCCCCCGTAAAAGCCGCCGGTCATCTTGTCCAGGTCGAAGAACCCGCTCGGGTGACCCAGCACTGCCTGGCCGGTCTCAAAGAACTCATCGATCTGGATGAAGAAGTCCTTCGCGACCGATCGGATCGGCTGGAGCTCCTTGCCGAGGCGTTGACGTCCGACTTGGAAAATGAGCCCCTCGGCTTGGTCTACCTTCTCGTTCGCCGTCGCCTCGCCGTCATGAGTGAGCTGAACGATTTGGTGGCCCGCATCCTCCAATCTTCGCAGCGTCGCTTTGTCCAGGACGATTCCCGCGTAATGCTCGGCGTTGCTCGCGCTCGGGACGCTCTCGGCGATCTGAATAAGATAGTCCGTTCCACCTACATTGGGAAGCAGGCCACGTTCTTGGAGCTCGTTCTTGACCGTGACGAGGTCAACCGCCCGAGAGTGTGAGGCGAGTTGATAGATGGACTTGAAGATCTCGCGATGCGCGGGCGAGTAGAAATCACCGTCCTTGAGCATGCCAATGACGTCGTCGCACGCCTTCTCATTGAGGAGCATGGCACCCAGCGCGCACATCTCCGCCTCAAGGCTGTGGGGCGGGACATAGTCGTCAAAGCGGGTCACTGCGGCCATTGGAAGACACTATTATGGAGCCCCCTCAAGCCTCCGTTTGGGTTATCCCCAGGTTACACAGAAAATTCGTGTGGACTACTCGCCAGGGACCGCTTGTTTGAACGTGAGGGTGAGATTCGCGGGGCACTTGGCGGTAGACCAAATCGATCCCCGCAACTGCCCGAACGATGGAATCCCCAAGCGTCCCTTCCCTTGCGACCGAAACTCGAAACTCGCGGGCTTTCCAGGTTGACGCGGCCGGAGTTTCAGCGTCACGCGGTTCGTTTTTCGATCGAACCTCGCCGAATGAACGGTGACGTTCTCCAGCCGGGTTAGGTACCCCGGAGCGCGGCGGTTGGCAATCTCTGCGATGACGTTCGCGCCGACCCAAGCGTGCACGGGGTTTTTCATGGTGCCGCGCACCATCTCGGTCAACTTTGCGGTCGATTCACCCAGTCGCAACCTCGCATAGATATGGGGGAAGTTCACATATCCGGAGTTGCCATTGTAGGTGCACTGAAACGGGTACTTGTGGTTGCCGTCCTTCCAGTTCGGATAGGCCCGCTCGTAGTCGCTCAGGAACTGCTCCAGTCCGCGACGCCCATCGCTCAAGTACAGATCGAACATCTCGGGTTGTGCACCACTGCCGCTCAGGAGTGTCGTCGGTCCCCAAGGGTCGGTCGTCCCTTCGGGCACCCGGGTCACCCCCTCACGCTCGTGGAAACCCAGTGCAACACTCGTCGGTCCGATCAATCCCCAATCGCGCGCGTACTTCGTGAATCCAAACCGAGCAATCGAGGCAATGCCGACATGGCATAATTGATTCAAGGCCTGGTTCTCGACCTTGGTGTCGCCGACCAATCTCGCAAGTTTCAGCCTCGCCGCGAGGCCCACGTAGTACGCGCACATGGGGTCGCCGGTGCCGGTCGAGTATCCGTGATCCGCGTTACAGGTGGTCATCCACGCCCAATCGGTCGCTGCATCCATGAACTCAAACACACGGTTCAGATCCGACCAAACACCTTTCACGTCAATCGGCTCGGCGAGCGACCGCTGGTAGGTTCCGTACACCGGCAGCGCATTGCCCCACTCGATGTCGTACTTGTAGGGCCCTTCTCCATCGATCTTGTAAGTCCAAGGGTAGGTAAGCCCCGTAGATGGCTCAGTCTCAAGCATCCACGGGCGCACGGCCTGGTCGGTACGGTAAGGCGGCATGGTAAAGACCTCGTTCCACCGAAGTGCAGCGAGCGCCTTGGTGCGCAGATCTCCCGGTAACAAATCACCCGCCATCACCGCCGGGGCGGCACGCGAGTAGCACAGATCCACCGCGTTTGTGGCCCACTTCATGTCGAGCGAACCAAAAATCTTGCGCATCCAGCCGGTTTCTTCGGCGGTAGGCTCAGGAGCGATCAGGACGCGATCGTCGATGGGCGGTATGGGCAGATCGTAGAGCAGCTCCGAGCCCCGCACGTACCAGAGTGGACCTGCGAGCGTGGGTCGGCCTGTCCTGTTGACAGCGCCTAGAATCGTTGCCCGCGAGCCCGACTCGATGGCCTGCGCCAGCACCGGCGGAACGGCGATACGAGGGCCTTTGCCGATGATCTTGAATCGCTGAAACCCGGGTCGAGCCCCACTGACCATAACGGGTGCCGAGACCGGCGAGCTCCAGTCAAGGGGAAGCGCGGCCGCCGCATCCGGCTTCTGCTGCCGCAGATCGAGTCCATAGGGGAACCCGATCTGAATCGTTGGCTCATGTCGTCCACTCAGGGTCACACGATCGCCATCGAATTCGATCCGGGTCCCATCCAGCGGATGGATCCGGAGCGGAAGTTCCATCCCCGAGTCATGGAGCAACCAAACGTCTCCGCCCACCTTCTGCGCCCGGTAACCCGCGGGGAAGATGCGCAGATCTGACCGGCCCTCGAACGAAACGCGCAGGTACGGCTCGGTCAAGTTCAGTTGAATCTCTCGAACTTGGCCCACTATCGGTGAGAACGAGAGGTGCTTGCGCGAGCGATCTATGGCCGTAACCTTTGGCTCGCCAGCTTGCCAAGCGACTTTCGTATGCCCAATTGCAATGGGGGCGGTGAACCCGGTCGGGTTCGTCAATAGGGTCAGCAGCCCGTCTTCGTGGATCCGGCCAAACCGGCCAAACTCAGCCGGTTGGGCCGCGAGCGATATTAAGAGGGCCACCGCAAACATGGTGGCCTCAGTTTAACTCGCTAGGCGCTCAGGTCGAGCGGGCGGTGCTTGCGCTTTCGCAAGACCCCGAACAACCGCGTCAAAATCGAGACTCGCTCTTCCGGCTCTCGGGCAATGATATCGATGATGGCCGGGCACTGGAGCACGATCTCGTGCAATGCGGTCATGATCGTGTCCGCGTCGGTATCGAACTCTCCGCGCCATCCACAGACGAGGCATGAGCCGTTCCGTTTCGCATTGAGTGAGCCGCAAAGCGGACAGCACTTCAGGGCATGCAATGGCAAGCCAGGACTGACGGTGCGAATTGGAAGATTCGGATGGCGTTTTGCTTGCATGCTACAGGTATAGAAGTCGGTAGATTGGGTTTAGTTCCCCATGGCGACGCACGACGTTTTTCCGCACGGTCCGCTCCCTCCGCTCAACCCCGACCGCACCTGGACATTCGATCATGGTGACTGCCTGTATCGAAATGCCGACGGACACCGCGTAGTCGGCGACTGCGAGGCCACTCACTACTTAGAATTCCGGTCTGCGAGTGAGCTCTGGCTGCGTGACGAGGCGAGTGGTGCCCGGACCGCGGTCGCAGTCGGGGAGGGTCGCGCGGAGGTCTCCCGCATTCCGCACTGTCGATGGGATGAATCGCAACTTGTCCCGCTGCGCGCGCTGGCTGCTGACGACTTGGGGTCTGCCAAAGCGGCCGGTCTGAGCGAATGCCGAATGTTGTCCTCAGGCGGCAAGACCCATGCACACCGACAGCACCTAGGCCGCTTGGAGTGGGTACTGGAAGTACCAGAACGCTGCAACGGGTTACGGCTGGCTCGACTTTACGATCGCTTCCACGGACGGCAACGGGCCCGCGTGCTTATCGATGGCGAGGAAATCGCTTGGTGGTACGAGCCCGAAGAAGACCGGATCGACCGGTGGGCGGTCAGCGTTCTCGACGTCCGATGCTGGCTCAGCGGGCCGGTCAATCTCACGCTGGATCCACCCGCGGGAGCCACGCTTTGGGACTTCGCCGCGCTCGCGGTCTGGGCTGCTTGTGAGCTAGACTCTGAGCGATGATCCTGCAAGAAGTGCTCCATGCCCACATCCCGGTGCTGACTCAGCAGAGCACGTTGCGCGACGCCATCGACAAGATGGACATCTACCAGTTTCCTGCGCTGGTGATTGTCGACCAAGGTCCCTCGCCAGTGGCCGTCATCACCGAAGGCGACATTGCCCGGGCCGTTCAGGGTGTGGGCAACCTCACAAGCCTCGCGGCCCTGCCCGCCATCGGCTACGGAACTGCGAACCCGACCACTGCGCCGATCGGAATGGAGATCTCCGACGCGCTTCACCTCATGCTCATGAGCGGCCTCACCATCCTGCCGGTCGTCGATGGCGATATCTTCCGAGGTGTGGTGCTGCGGGTGGACCTGATGCAGGCCGTGCTGCTGGATGGCAATATCCCCGAGCCCAAGAGCTAAGCGCAGCGATCTTCGTCGTCCGCCTCACGTAGAAACACCTATGAACACCGTCGTTGCGCTCACCGTTGGACAAAAGTTTCCCGAATTTTCGCTGCTAGACCAAGACGGAAACACCGTAGGCCCAGCCGATCTCGCCGGCGCACCTGCAATCATCTACTTCTATCCCAAGGACGACACCTCGGGCTGCACTGCCGAGGCTTGCGACTTCCGTGATTCGCTCCCTCGATTCCAAGGCGCGCGAGTCATCGGGGTATCCCCGGACTCCGTCCGCTCACACAAGAAGTTCGCCGAGAAGTACGCGCTCCCCTTCACGCTCCTGGCCGATCCGGAGCACGCCCTGCTGCAAGCCGCTGGCGTTTGGGTCGAAAAGTCGATGTACGGACGCAAGTACATGGGTGTCGAGCGCACGACCGTGTTGGTGGATGCCAATGGCACAGTGGTGAGAGTCTGGAGCAAGGTGAAAGTGCCCGGCCACGCGACCGAGGTTCAGGAAGCTGTCGCTTCGTTGGGCTGACCCAGTGTCATAATGCTCGTACCGTGAGCGACCTAAAGACACAGATCACTGAGTTGGCGCACCTGATGGAGGAGTTCGGCCTCGATCAGGCTAAGCTGAAGGGCGAGGACTGGAAGATCGAGTTCTCGCGGCTGGGTCCCGCCGCGGTTGCACCGGTGTCCGCCGCGACGCCAACCCAGGACGCTCCCCGCGCCGCGCGCCAAGCGGAGCGTCCGAAGCCAGCTCCCAAGGCTGCCCCGGCAGGAACACCCATCACGAGCCCGATGATGGGGATTTATTACTCCTCGCCCAGTCCAGGAACGCCACCCTTCGTGAAGCTGGGAGACACAGTCACCGCCGGGCAGGTCATCGGT
This genomic interval carries:
- the secD gene encoding protein translocase subunit SecD: MQSGNKGYLFLVVVLALAALSGWLYKQPAYDYKFGLDIKGGVRLTYKVKELTEDQRRNLPVIMDNLQTIMSGRASASLGVVEGNVQRKGEDEMIVELPNFTDAEMARQTMSSTASIKLYHAKNVVTERIKFRDYVIAGRDDATTDPVQTFSKRNDPQNRILKPGDPEYLNMIKGWTLILEGTDLAKAMVEIGPNNSVTPMFNFSSEGARKLEAWSRQFSGQQENVAFVLDGKVLNIAPVQRDAILSDHAVLTGQFTASYANNLVSLLNAGALPVELEETSSQVVDPTIGKFALSQMITAGIAAFAFTALFLIIYYFFPGFVALIALCLYVLFTITAMKMLNATFSLAAIAGFILSVGMAVDANILVFERVKEEMRDGRSLMTAVELGFKRALPAIIDSNACTILTSLVLMQLGQGPVKGFATTLVIGVAISLFTAVTITRSLLVFFVSSGIVKSEKLFAAERGWFGEKLEATAHEKPLQVVNNSRRYFMISLLTIIPGLIFVFLGGLKPNVEFQGGFEAVYKLQAGATTPEVVKNLETAGFKGSNAKITTDKGEKYVAITVPPSDKLKSNDPGAYNTLAQAAGVVTKLPVTSITSVGPAVQQESIRNAILAVIISSALIVFYLALRFGLSMGGFHNGLKFGMSAILALVHDIFVVLGVAAIMGFFAGWELSALFITSMLTVIGFSVHDTIVIFDRIRENLRKPMKGEDFGNLCNRSITQSIARSINTSMTVIVTLLILVIMGTPTIDLKFFCVVMLTGILSGTYSSIFNAAPILYLWDRRIARTRGEEHSLIAEATAEMNRLRAQAMQTQVASGPSTASGANRGYSQVKRRDSAIDRSKSEIDD
- the murB gene encoding UDP-N-acetylmuramate dehydrogenase — translated: MLDIRENVSLHSCTTLRAGGRAAKFARAFSLADLADMAIWAQSHDLEVTTLGWGSNVLPSDAGVPGFVLQNSTSNIELTPAGDVQCDSGVGFQELFLKTAQAGLKGLEYAVGIPGTVGGALVSNAGAYRSNISEFLTGIEIVFEGVQQWVDPSWMEFSYRDSRLRRPDPVRCTLLQIRMKLEPGDPKAIYDEARDYQRQRIGKQPPPASAGSFFKNVHDAALAERLETLPPNLKKIGLVPAGYLIQEAKLAGHRLGGAMFATRHANFMLNVAGATASDIRSLASLARKRVFEEYGAELEEEVLYLGDWSGWEPVLG
- the tsaB gene encoding tRNA (adenosine(37)-N6)-threonylcarbamoyltransferase complex dimerization subunit type 1 TsaB, whose product is MILAISTSSPVASLALFSPDGQCLAAAHRHAPRSAGAALMEMMPSVCPTLEGVEGFIADTGPGSFTGVRVGVMMAKTWGVLRGVQVAGVPSYRLVSAQRAVVLPNKRGEWFSVLPGQQPLFVTEFPDGAVGYGPEVAEPTYPLAERCGEVWSELEWTDPMVLVPKYLVAPSISLPKSAFGAPPA
- a CDS encoding GAF domain-containing protein; this encodes MGSLRSLTELSLQVNREPSTHEALQLLCAGAVALTRSRNVLLARMNDELGAMILTHGAGKDISDEILGKLIKLGAKQGGGIVGYVAAKGASYVAANVDEEPLYQDLFSSSKSEVAIPIQDRFGRIRAVLNVESDQPDWYGEEEVDIAEGVAALAGHVIARAALRDQTDALIEISTAVEQATTEDELLEQLLRIADDKLRFTSCAIFLRSAADGSFVLRAATGILADRVGLVGYEPGDGLTGWVAREATPLRLNQPQTDPRWRGRLLEIPGEQIASYLAVPVISRGDCIGVVRVIRRASENPYHDNRFTEDDQRILGAIAEEVAYGLEGIRAMRRIISIERMAAWGELSAKSSHMIGNRVFAIQGDANEIGHLLGEPELDRKALQDVHGSLRVQISRLEEILQEFRDFVSATQLSKAPADFNAIVREAVEEVFPRRTPVRLVFRLTADLPQVVLDAAKFRRAVSEIVENSLNFVEEGELTVTTDWANAEVVAQARLDRSRKYVEVVIEDQGPGIEFERKNLIFTPFYSSRVKGMGLGLSIVKGILEAHGGQVIESGVQGKGARFVMLVPCQARP